From Streptomyces sp. 6-11-2, one genomic window encodes:
- a CDS encoding DUF3037 domain-containing protein, which produces MSERHLAGGGRAGDRHIVRAGRTDDREVFEYALLRVVPRVERGECINAGVLVYSRARAYVGARTHLDESRLLALDPDADVAGVRAALAAMESVCAGGTAAGQAAGDDAGRRFRWLVAPRSTVVQPGPVHTGLTTDPAAEAERLLDLLVR; this is translated from the coding sequence GTGAGCGAGCGTCACCTCGCAGGAGGCGGCCGGGCGGGCGACCGCCACATCGTCCGGGCCGGCCGGACGGACGACCGCGAGGTCTTCGAGTACGCCCTGCTGCGCGTCGTCCCGCGCGTGGAGCGCGGCGAGTGCATCAACGCGGGCGTGCTCGTGTACAGCCGCGCGCGGGCGTACGTCGGCGCGCGCACCCACCTGGACGAGTCCAGGCTGCTCGCCCTGGACCCGGACGCGGACGTTGCGGGCGTCCGCGCCGCGCTCGCCGCGATGGAGAGCGTGTGCGCCGGGGGGACGGCCGCCGGGCAGGCCGCGGGGGACGACGCCGGGCGGCGCTTCCGCTGGCTGGTCGCGCCCCGCTCCACCGTCGTCCAGCCCGGTCCGGTGCACACCGGACTGACCACCGACCCGGCCGCGGAGGCGGAGCGGTTGCTGGACCTCCTGGTGAGGTAA
- the fabG gene encoding 3-oxoacyl-ACP reductase FabG translates to MSTTEQRVAVVTGAARGIGAATAVRLAAEGRAVAVIDLDESACKDTVEKITAAGGKAIAVGADVSDEAQVEAAVARVVEELGAPTILVNNAGVLRDNLLFKMSVTDWDTVMNVHLRGSFLMSRACQKHMVDAGFGRIVNLSSSSALGNRGQANYSAAKAGLQGFTKTLAKELGKFGITANSVAPGFIATEMTKATAERVGMGFEDFKAVAATQIPVQRVGEPEDIANAIAFFTGDAAGFVSGQVLYVAGGPLD, encoded by the coding sequence ATGTCCACCACTGAGCAGCGGGTCGCCGTCGTCACCGGTGCCGCGCGCGGCATCGGCGCCGCCACCGCCGTACGACTGGCCGCCGAGGGGCGCGCGGTCGCCGTGATCGACCTCGACGAGTCCGCCTGCAAGGACACCGTGGAGAAGATCACCGCGGCCGGCGGCAAGGCCATCGCGGTCGGCGCCGACGTCTCGGACGAGGCACAGGTCGAGGCGGCGGTCGCGCGGGTCGTCGAGGAACTCGGCGCGCCCACCATCCTGGTCAACAACGCGGGGGTGCTCCGCGACAACCTGCTGTTCAAGATGAGCGTCACGGACTGGGACACCGTCATGAACGTCCACCTGCGCGGCTCCTTCCTGATGAGCCGTGCCTGCCAGAAGCACATGGTGGACGCCGGCTTCGGACGGATCGTCAACCTCTCCTCGTCCTCGGCGCTCGGCAACCGCGGCCAGGCCAACTACTCGGCCGCCAAGGCCGGTCTGCAGGGCTTCACCAAGACCCTCGCCAAGGAACTCGGCAAGTTCGGCATCACCGCCAACTCCGTCGCCCCGGGCTTCATCGCCACCGAGATGACCAAGGCCACCGCGGAACGCGTCGGCATGGGCTTCGAGGACTTCAAGGCCGTGGCCGCCACCCAGATCCCGGTGCAGCGGGTCGGCGAACCCGAGGACATCGCCAACGCCATCGCCTTCTTCACCGGTGACGCGGCCGGCTTCGTCTCCGGCCAGGTGCTGTACGTCGCCGGCGGGCCGCTCGACTAG
- a CDS encoding SDR family oxidoreductase, with protein sequence MTELSGKVALVTGASRGIGYGIAEALVARGDRVCITGRNEEALKEAVEKLGSDRVVAVAGKAHDEAHRAEAVERVMEAFGRVDFLINNAGTNPVFGPIADLDLNVARKVFETNVVSALGFAQRTWHAWQKDNGGAIVNIASVAGLSASPFVGAYGVSKAAMINLTQQLAHEFAPRVRVNAIAPAVVKTKFAKALYEGREEEAAASYPLGRLGVPSDIGGAAAFLTSAQSDWVTGQTLVVDGGIFLNAGVG encoded by the coding sequence ATGACTGAACTTTCCGGCAAGGTCGCCCTCGTCACCGGAGCGAGCCGCGGCATCGGATACGGCATCGCCGAGGCGCTGGTCGCCCGGGGCGACCGGGTGTGCATCACCGGCCGCAATGAGGAGGCCCTGAAGGAGGCCGTGGAGAAGCTCGGCTCCGACCGGGTCGTCGCTGTCGCGGGCAAGGCCCACGACGAGGCCCACCGGGCCGAGGCCGTCGAGCGCGTCATGGAGGCGTTCGGCCGCGTGGACTTCCTGATCAACAACGCCGGCACCAACCCGGTGTTCGGACCGATCGCCGACCTCGACCTGAACGTGGCGCGCAAGGTCTTCGAGACCAACGTCGTCTCCGCGCTCGGCTTCGCCCAGCGCACCTGGCACGCCTGGCAGAAGGACAACGGCGGCGCGATCGTGAACATCGCCTCGGTCGCGGGCCTGTCGGCCTCGCCGTTCGTCGGCGCCTACGGCGTCAGCAAGGCGGCGATGATCAACCTGACACAGCAGCTGGCGCACGAGTTCGCACCGCGGGTGCGGGTCAACGCGATCGCGCCCGCCGTGGTGAAGACCAAGTTCGCCAAGGCGCTGTACGAGGGCCGGGAGGAGGAGGCGGCCGCCTCCTACCCGCTGGGCCGGCTCGGCGTGCCCTCCGACATCGGCGGCGCGGCGGCGTTCCTCACCTCCGCGCAGTCCGACTGGGTCACCGGACAGACGCTCGTCGTCGACGGCGGCATATTCCTCAACGCCGGGGTGGGCTGA
- a CDS encoding ABC transporter substrate-binding protein, producing MFNRNRCLRPAVATAALSLVAGCGVFSNGDSDGKGPIFVGTTSAPSTLDPAASWDGSWELYRNIYQTLLAYPNGATTPQPDAAESCKFTDNSYQTYRCELRPDMKFADGDVLDARAVKYSIDRIRTINVAGGPAGLLGSLDQVQVAGDRVVVFKLNKPDATFPFVLATPAMSIVDPDDYPERSLRKDNKVVGSGPYSLKTYEEGKKAELVRNDHYKGFADRKNDAVTIRYFQDSVAMVKALRDKQIDVTYRGLGADDIISLQRRDTKGLQLVEGAGTDISYLVFNPKDPWSAKPAVRKAVAQVVDRAAIAHHVYEDTVDPLYSMVPKGLTGHTTGFFDEFGDPSVAKARKILTGAGITEKVPLTFWYTTDRYGSETAKEFEELKRQLDDSGLFTITLKSRPWKTYVVGYQKGEYPVFGRGWFPDFPDADNFIAPFVGEQNALGTPYPEPQITKVLLPESRREADRANVVTQFERAQQILVDDARLLPLWQGKVYVGASDDISGGERALDPSTIMMMWELSRKTSW from the coding sequence GTGTTCAACCGGAACCGATGCCTGCGGCCGGCGGTGGCGACCGCGGCCCTATCCCTGGTGGCCGGCTGCGGCGTCTTTTCCAACGGCGACTCGGATGGCAAGGGACCGATCTTCGTCGGGACCACGAGCGCCCCCAGCACCCTGGACCCGGCTGCTTCCTGGGACGGTTCCTGGGAGCTCTACCGGAACATCTACCAGACCCTGCTGGCCTACCCGAACGGCGCGACCACGCCCCAGCCGGACGCCGCGGAGAGCTGCAAGTTCACCGACAACAGCTACCAGACCTACCGCTGCGAGCTGCGCCCTGACATGAAGTTCGCCGACGGGGACGTGCTGGACGCGCGTGCCGTCAAGTACTCGATCGACCGGATCAGGACCATCAACGTGGCCGGCGGCCCGGCGGGGCTGCTCGGCAGCCTGGACCAGGTGCAGGTGGCAGGTGACCGGGTCGTGGTCTTCAAGCTGAACAAGCCCGACGCCACCTTCCCGTTCGTGCTCGCCACGCCGGCCATGTCGATCGTGGACCCCGACGACTACCCCGAGCGCTCGCTGCGCAAGGACAACAAGGTCGTCGGGTCCGGACCGTACTCCCTGAAGACGTACGAGGAGGGGAAGAAGGCGGAGCTGGTCAGGAACGACCACTACAAGGGGTTCGCCGACAGGAAGAACGACGCGGTGACCATACGCTACTTCCAGGACTCCGTCGCCATGGTCAAGGCGCTGCGGGACAAGCAGATCGACGTCACCTACCGAGGTCTGGGCGCCGACGACATCATCTCCCTCCAGCGCAGGGACACCAAGGGCCTCCAGCTCGTCGAGGGCGCCGGCACGGACATCAGCTACCTGGTGTTCAACCCGAAGGACCCGTGGTCCGCCAAGCCGGCCGTGCGCAAGGCCGTCGCGCAGGTCGTCGACCGCGCCGCCATCGCGCACCACGTCTACGAGGACACGGTCGACCCGCTGTACTCCATGGTCCCCAAGGGCCTCACCGGCCACACCACAGGGTTCTTCGACGAGTTCGGCGACCCCAGCGTCGCCAAGGCCCGCAAGATCCTCACCGGCGCGGGCATCACCGAGAAGGTGCCGCTCACCTTCTGGTACACCACCGACCGCTACGGCTCGGAGACGGCGAAGGAGTTCGAGGAGCTCAAGCGGCAGCTCGACGACTCCGGCCTGTTCACGATCACCCTGAAGAGCAGGCCCTGGAAGACGTACGTCGTGGGCTACCAGAAGGGCGAGTACCCGGTCTTCGGGCGTGGCTGGTTCCCGGACTTCCCCGACGCCGACAACTTCATCGCCCCCTTCGTGGGCGAGCAGAACGCGCTCGGCACGCCCTATCCGGAGCCGCAGATCACCAAGGTGCTGCTGCCCGAGTCGCGCCGCGAGGCCGACCGCGCGAACGTGGTCACGCAGTTCGAGCGGGCGCAGCAGATCCTGGTGGACGACGCGCGGCTGCTGCCGCTGTGGCAGGGCAAGGTGTACGTGGGCGCCAGCGACGACATCTCCGGCGGTGAGCGGGCGCTCGACCCGTCGACGATCATGATGATGTGGGAGCTGTCCCGGAAGACCAGCTGGTAG
- the ung gene encoding uracil-DNA glycosylase yields MTDTAMLPESWRGVLGDELQQPYFKELTEFVEEERAKGPVHPPREEVFAALDATPYDKVKVLILGQDPYHGEGQGHGLCFSVRPGVKVPPSLRNIYKEMHEELGTPVPDNGYLMPWARQGVLLLNAVLTVRGGEANSHKGRGWERFTDAVIRSVAGRPDPAVFVLWGNYAQKKLPLIDETRHVVIKGAHPSPLSAKKFFGSRPFTQINEAVARQGHEPIDWRIPNLG; encoded by the coding sequence GTGACCGACACCGCCATGCTGCCCGAGTCCTGGCGCGGGGTTCTGGGCGACGAACTGCAGCAGCCCTACTTCAAGGAGCTGACCGAGTTCGTCGAGGAGGAGCGGGCGAAGGGCCCCGTCCATCCGCCGCGTGAGGAGGTCTTCGCCGCGCTGGACGCCACGCCGTACGACAAGGTGAAGGTCCTGATTCTCGGTCAGGACCCCTACCACGGCGAGGGTCAGGGCCACGGCCTGTGCTTCTCGGTCCGCCCCGGGGTGAAGGTCCCGCCGTCGCTGCGCAACATCTACAAGGAGATGCACGAGGAGCTGGGCACGCCGGTGCCGGACAACGGCTACCTGATGCCGTGGGCCCGGCAGGGCGTGCTCCTGCTGAACGCGGTGCTCACGGTGCGCGGTGGCGAGGCCAACTCCCACAAGGGACGCGGCTGGGAGCGGTTCACCGACGCGGTGATCCGCTCGGTGGCCGGCCGGCCCGACCCCGCGGTCTTCGTCCTGTGGGGCAACTACGCGCAGAAGAAGCTCCCGCTGATCGACGAGACCCGGCACGTGGTGATCAAGGGCGCGCACCCGTCGCCGCTGTCGGCGAAGAAGTTCTTCGGCTCCCGTCCGTTCACGCAGATCAACGAGGCGGTGGCGCGGCAGGGGCACGAGCCGATCGACTGGCGGATCCCGAACCTGGGGTGA
- a CDS encoding DinB family protein has translation MTTERRQEPAQNASERAMLEGWLEYHRQTLAQKCEGLTDEQLRTASAEPSELTLMGLVRHMAEVERHWFRNMLLMDDPGPIYCDEQDPDGDFHVTEADTWAEAYATWQSEIETARRNAAGLGLDELSQRKSNRTDEPFSLRWIYTHMIEEYARHNGHADLLRERIDGTTGD, from the coding sequence ATGACGACCGAGCGACGACAAGAGCCCGCCCAGAACGCCTCCGAACGCGCCATGCTGGAAGGCTGGTTGGAGTACCACCGGCAGACGCTGGCGCAGAAGTGCGAGGGCCTGACCGACGAGCAGTTGCGGACCGCGTCCGCGGAGCCGTCCGAACTGACCCTGATGGGTCTGGTGCGGCACATGGCCGAGGTGGAGAGGCACTGGTTCCGCAACATGCTCCTGATGGACGACCCCGGACCGATCTACTGCGACGAGCAGGACCCGGACGGCGACTTCCACGTCACCGAGGCGGACACCTGGGCGGAGGCGTACGCCACCTGGCAGTCCGAGATCGAGACCGCCCGCCGCAACGCCGCGGGCCTCGGCCTGGACGAGCTGTCGCAGCGCAAGAGCAACCGCACCGACGAACCGTTCAGCCTGCGGTGGATCTACACCCACATGATCGAGGAGTACGCCCGGCACAACGGGCACGCCGACCTGCTCCGCGAGCGGATCGACGGAACGACGGGAGACTGA
- a CDS encoding TetR/AcrR family transcriptional regulator: MSARPESAQRADLVADTALALLAERGMRGLTHRAVDEKAGLPQGSTSNLARTRQALLELAVRRLAEREARVLALHEMPDPRTGGLDSLVEGLALATHRALTRNRALTLARYELALEATRRPELRSYFDAAGARFRDQLGTLVTAMGSTTPERHVLSLVAWADGLMYSCVAGSFHARVPELEELRAGLRELLEGMFGAGKPLV; encoded by the coding sequence ATGTCCGCACGTCCCGAGAGCGCTCAGCGCGCCGATCTCGTCGCCGACACCGCGCTCGCCCTGCTCGCCGAGCGCGGGATGCGCGGTCTGACGCACCGGGCGGTCGACGAGAAGGCCGGATTGCCGCAGGGCTCGACGTCGAACCTCGCCCGCACCCGGCAGGCCCTGCTGGAACTGGCGGTGCGGCGGCTGGCCGAGCGGGAGGCGCGGGTGCTGGCGCTGCACGAGATGCCGGACCCGCGAACCGGGGGTCTCGACTCGCTGGTGGAAGGACTGGCGCTGGCCACCCACCGCGCGCTGACCCGCAACCGGGCCCTGACGCTCGCCCGCTACGAGCTGGCCCTGGAGGCCACCCGCCGCCCGGAACTGCGGTCCTACTTCGACGCGGCGGGCGCGCGCTTCCGTGACCAACTCGGCACGCTGGTCACGGCGATGGGCTCGACCACCCCGGAGCGGCACGTGCTGTCGCTGGTCGCCTGGGCGGACGGGCTCATGTACTCCTGCGTGGCGGGATCGTTCCATGCCCGGGTGCCGGAACTGGAGGAGTTGCGGGCGGGATTGCGGGAGCTGCTGGAGGGGATGTTCGGCGCCGGAAAACCCTTGGTGTGA
- a CDS encoding FAD-dependent monooxygenase, translating into MPQQPRAVVIGGGIAGLTAAAALHLGGRQVTVLERAPSLEPVGAAISLAPNALRALDVLGIGDRIRDLAAWQGEGGLRGPSGRWITRTDAAAAAERFGGPLVLLHRATLIESLAALLPPGTVRTAADARLADPGDDHRPARVSTPDGELEADLVVAADGVHSVVRRTLFPAHPGAVYAGFTTWRLVIPVPGAEFASHETWGRGRLWGTHPLKDGRVYAYAAAVTPPGRRAADDEKAELLRRFGHWHDPIPAVIAAARPEDVLRHDVHHIAQPLPAHHRGRTVLIGDAAHAMPPNLGQGGNQAIEDAVVLAHHADDLAAHTAARLPRTTMIARRAVRAARLDMMRNRAGIVLRDHAIAALSRVGPDLLLRGFDGIADWRPPQPPYAAVQSGTAER; encoded by the coding sequence ATGCCCCAGCAGCCACGCGCCGTCGTCATCGGCGGCGGCATCGCAGGACTCACCGCGGCCGCGGCCCTGCACCTCGGCGGCCGGCAGGTCACGGTGCTGGAGCGGGCCCCCTCCCTGGAGCCCGTCGGCGCCGCCATCTCGCTCGCCCCGAACGCCCTGCGCGCCCTGGACGTCCTCGGCATCGGCGACCGGATCCGCGATCTCGCCGCCTGGCAGGGCGAGGGCGGGCTGCGCGGCCCGTCCGGCCGCTGGATCACCAGGACGGACGCCGCCGCGGCGGCCGAGCGGTTCGGCGGCCCTCTCGTCCTGCTGCACCGCGCCACCCTGATCGAGAGCCTGGCCGCCCTCCTCCCGCCCGGCACCGTCCGCACGGCCGCCGACGCGCGCCTCGCCGACCCCGGGGACGACCACCGCCCGGCCCGCGTGAGCACCCCCGACGGTGAACTGGAGGCCGACCTGGTGGTGGCCGCCGACGGTGTGCACTCCGTTGTGCGCCGCACGCTGTTCCCGGCCCATCCCGGGGCCGTCTACGCCGGATTCACCACCTGGCGGCTCGTGATCCCCGTACCCGGCGCCGAGTTCGCCTCCCACGAGACCTGGGGCAGGGGACGCCTGTGGGGCACGCACCCGCTCAAGGACGGCAGGGTCTACGCGTACGCCGCCGCCGTCACGCCTCCCGGCCGGCGCGCGGCCGACGACGAGAAGGCCGAACTCCTGCGCCGCTTCGGTCACTGGCACGACCCGATTCCCGCCGTCATCGCCGCCGCCCGTCCCGAGGACGTGCTGCGCCACGACGTCCACCACATCGCCCAGCCGCTGCCCGCCCACCACCGAGGCCGGACCGTGCTCATCGGCGACGCCGCCCACGCCATGCCGCCGAACCTCGGGCAGGGCGGCAACCAGGCCATCGAGGACGCCGTCGTCCTCGCCCACCACGCCGACGACCTCGCCGCCCACACCGCGGCCCGGCTGCCCCGCACGACCATGATCGCCCGCCGGGCCGTCAGGGCCGCGCGGCTCGACATGATGCGCAACCGCGCCGGGATCGTCCTGCGCGACCACGCGATCGCCGCGCTGTCCAGGGTCGGCCCGGACCTGCTCCTGCGCGGATTCGACGGCATCGCCGACTGGCGTCCCCCGCAGCCCCCGTATGCTGCCGTGCAGTCAGGCACGGCAGAGCGGTGA
- a CDS encoding Gfo/Idh/MocA family protein: MKVGCIGLGDIAQKAYLPVLGTQPGVDLHLQTRTPGTLQRVADSLHLPAERRHADLDSLLSQDLDAAFVHAPTAVHPQIVTRLLEAGVPTYVDKPLAYELADSARLVGLAEEQNVSLMVGFNRRHAPGYVQCADHPRELILMQKNRIGLPEVPRTMILDDFIHVVDTLRFLVPGEVDDVTVRARVRDGLLHHVVLQLAGDGFTALGVMNRLSGSTEEVLEVSGQDTKRQVVNLAETVDHKGQPTVRRRGDWVPVARQRGIEQAVLSFLDAVRAGKVLSARDALETHELCERVVRAVLERSGAA, from the coding sequence GTGAAGGTCGGCTGCATCGGACTCGGCGACATCGCGCAGAAGGCTTACCTGCCGGTGCTCGGCACCCAACCCGGAGTCGACCTGCACCTGCAGACCCGGACGCCCGGGACGCTCCAGCGGGTCGCCGACAGCCTGCACCTGCCCGCGGAGCGGCGCCACGCCGACCTGGACTCCCTGCTCTCCCAGGACCTGGACGCCGCCTTCGTGCACGCCCCCACCGCCGTCCACCCGCAGATCGTCACCCGGCTCCTGGAGGCGGGCGTGCCGACGTACGTCGACAAGCCGCTCGCCTATGAACTCGCCGACTCCGCGCGGCTGGTCGGGCTCGCCGAGGAGCAGAACGTCTCGCTCATGGTCGGCTTCAACCGGCGCCACGCACCCGGCTACGTGCAGTGCGCCGACCACCCCCGCGAGCTGATCCTGATGCAGAAGAACCGCATCGGACTGCCCGAGGTACCGCGCACGATGATCCTCGACGACTTCATCCACGTCGTGGACACCCTGCGGTTCCTGGTGCCGGGCGAGGTCGACGACGTCACCGTACGCGCGCGCGTGCGTGACGGCCTGCTGCACCACGTCGTGCTGCAACTCGCCGGGGACGGATTCACCGCGCTCGGCGTGATGAACCGGCTCAGCGGTTCGACGGAGGAGGTCCTCGAGGTCTCCGGGCAGGACACCAAGCGGCAGGTCGTCAACCTCGCCGAGACCGTCGACCACAAGGGGCAGCCGACCGTGCGCCGGCGCGGCGACTGGGTGCCCGTCGCCCGGCAGCGAGGCATCGAGCAGGCCGTGCTGTCCTTCCTCGACGCCGTACGCGCCGGGAAGGTGCTCAGCGCCCGTGACGCGCTGGAGACCCACGAACTGTGCGAACGGGTGGTACGGGCGGTTCTGGAGCGCTCCGGCGCCGCCTGA